From Anas acuta chromosome 11, bAnaAcu1.1, whole genome shotgun sequence, the proteins below share one genomic window:
- the CISH gene encoding cytokine-inducible SH2-containing protein has translation MLFPWSRSDMILCVQGPHPLLAEEKIRRLSLRGIAVDLPEQIMQPLPVTAFQEESAPAFAAPVPDNNPPQTRDPEEDLLCIAKTFSYLRESGWYWGSITASEAKQHLQKMPEGTFLVRDSTHPSYLFTLSVKTNRGPTNVRIEYTDSKFRLDSNYLSKPRILAFPDVVSLIQHYVMSCTTESKSEAPYPPPSPLPPMQKEMAAAAVHLKLIRPLGRKDTIPSLQHLCRLRINKSTAAVDQLPLPRRMGDYLKQYPFQL, from the exons ATGCTTTTCCCTTGGTCCAGGAGTGACATGATCCTCTGTGTTCAGGG ACCTCATCCTTTGCTGGCGGAGGAGAAGATCAGGCGACTGTCACTCAGGGGCATTGCGGTGGATCTGCCGGAGCAGATCATGCAGCCTCTCCCAGTCACGGCCTTCCAGGAGGAGTCTGCGCCTGCCTTTGCAGCACCGGTTCCAGACAACAACCCACCTCAGACGCGAGACCCTGAAGAAGACCTTCTCTGCATCGCAAAAACCTTCTCCTACCTGCGGGAATCTG GTTGGTACTGGGGATCCATCACAGCCAGCGAGGCCAAGCAGCATCTCCAGAAGATGCCAGAGGGCACCTTCCTGGTGCGGGACAGCACCCACCCCAGCTACCTGTTCACACTCTCTGTCAAGACGAATCGAGGTCCCACCAACGTGCGCATCGAGTACACTGACAGCAAATTCCGGCTGGACTCCAACTACCTGTCCAAACCTCGTATCCTGGCCTTCCCAGACGTGGTCAGCCTCATCCAGCATTACGTCATGTCCTGCACAACGGAAAGCAAGAGCGAGGCTCCCTACCCGCCTCCGTCTCCTCTACCTCCCATGCAGAAagagatggcagcagcagcagtacaCTTGAAACTCATCCGGCCGCTGGGCCGCAAAGACAccatccccagcctgcagcacctgTGCCGGCTACGGATTAACAAGTCCACGGCCGCAGTGGACCAGCTCCCTCTGCCCAGGCGGATGGGGGACTATCTGAAGCAATACCCTTTCCAGCTCTGA